The candidate division WOR-3 bacterium genome contains a region encoding:
- a CDS encoding ABC transporter ATP-binding protein, giving the protein MMHEFHTEEKDLGRVFDRRLIARLLGLLKPYLKYLIISFVLLIIAALVELVFPNIMRFTIDRYITKTGYKLYVEYDKKLPKLGENLYFITQSQLSKVSPDTVHKWQKENFLSKERYYYLYKNEIDKDAQSLISNNPEVFEQYENLIIAPYDKLAKINSLDLLKIRKNDLNGVFRMALIFLAIIFLGVIVNFIHLYLMQYTGQLFMHSLRMKVFQKLQDLDLAFFDHNPVGRLVTRATNDVEAINEALTSVFATLSRDILLLIGIVVILLAINIRLALITFIVVPLVVVLTSYFRIRAREIYRLVRRKLARLNATLQENISGMRVIKVFANEKESQQKFDVINREYLSANLKEVTLMSFFRPLIEVISSLGIGLVLYYGGGRVITGNLSLGILVAFLTYVEMFFRPIRELTESYTILQSAMASSERIFQLLDEEIKITSLPGAKELTEVKGEIEFQNVCFSYDEKEWVLKNVSFKIKPGEKVAFVGPTGAGKTSIISLLSRLYEIQKGRILIDGVDIRDIKLESLRSKIGVVMQDVFLFSGDIKSNIRLNLPIEDDRVKEIAAYINADKFIDRFPHKYDEMVMERGVTLSTGERQLLSFARVLAFNPKILILDEATASIDAETEQYIQDGLKKLITGRTAIIIAHRLSTIKDVDRIYVLHKGEIKEIGTHQELLAKKGVYYHLYQLQAMQ; this is encoded by the coding sequence ATGATGCATGAATTCCATACTGAAGAAAAAGACCTGGGCAGGGTATTTGACCGAAGACTGATTGCACGATTACTGGGGTTACTCAAACCTTACCTCAAATATCTTATCATTTCTTTTGTCCTTCTAATCATTGCTGCCCTCGTTGAACTCGTCTTTCCCAATATTATGAGATTTACGATTGATAGATATATAACCAAGACCGGATACAAACTTTATGTTGAATACGATAAAAAATTGCCGAAACTTGGTGAGAATCTTTATTTCATAACCCAATCCCAACTCTCCAAAGTCTCACCCGACACCGTTCATAAATGGCAGAAAGAAAATTTCCTATCGAAAGAACGATATTATTACTTATATAAAAATGAGATTGATAAAGATGCCCAGTCATTGATAAGTAATAATCCCGAAGTCTTTGAGCAATATGAAAATTTGATAATTGCACCCTATGATAAATTAGCAAAGATAAATTCATTGGATTTGCTGAAAATTAGAAAGAATGATTTGAACGGCGTGTTTAGAATGGCACTTATCTTTCTTGCCATTATTTTCTTAGGCGTTATCGTTAATTTTATTCATCTCTATCTAATGCAATACACTGGCCAACTCTTTATGCATTCGTTGAGAATGAAGGTCTTTCAGAAACTCCAGGATTTAGACCTCGCATTTTTTGACCATAATCCTGTTGGTCGGCTCGTCACCCGTGCCACAAATGATGTGGAAGCAATAAATGAGGCACTGACGAGTGTCTTCGCAACACTCTCAAGGGATATATTACTATTAATTGGGATTGTTGTTATTCTACTTGCGATAAATATCAGGCTTGCCCTGATTACATTTATTGTCGTGCCCCTGGTTGTAGTATTGACTTCATACTTCAGGATTAGAGCCCGAGAGATTTATCGCCTTGTGCGCCGGAAACTTGCCCGGTTGAATGCGACATTACAGGAAAATATTTCAGGTATGCGGGTGATAAAGGTATTTGCAAATGAGAAAGAGAGTCAGCAAAAGTTTGATGTGATTAATCGGGAATATCTATCGGCAAATTTAAAAGAAGTTACACTTATGTCATTCTTCAGACCGCTGATTGAAGTTATAAGTTCGCTGGGGATAGGGCTTGTTCTGTATTATGGTGGAGGAAGGGTAATCACCGGCAATCTTTCGCTCGGTATTCTTGTGGCATTCTTGACCTATGTAGAGATGTTCTTTAGACCGATAAGGGAATTGACCGAATCTTATACAATACTACAATCCGCAATGGCATCGAGCGAAAGGATATTCCAGTTGCTGGATGAAGAAATAAAGATAACCTCTTTGCCTGGTGCTAAAGAACTGACTGAAGTCAAGGGTGAGATTGAATTTCAGAATGTCTGTTTTAGTTATGATGAGAAAGAATGGGTTTTAAAAAATGTGAGCTTCAAGATCAAACCCGGTGAGAAGGTAGCATTTGTGGGTCCAACAGGTGCAGGCAAGACTTCAATAATAAGTTTGCTCTCCAGGCTTTATGAGATACAAAAGGGGAGAATATTGATTGATGGTGTTGATATCAGGGATATAAAACTTGAATCACTACGTTCAAAGATTGGTGTGGTGATGCAGGATGTATTCTTGTTTTCCGGTGATATAAAATCAAACATCCGATTGAATCTACCGATTGAGGATGACCGGGTAAAGGAAATTGCCGCATATATCAATGCGGATAAATTCATTGACCGGTTTCCCCATAAGTATGACGAAATGGTGATGGAAAGGGGAGTGACACTCTCTACTGGCGAGCGCCAGTTGCTCTCATTTGCAAGGGTTTTAGCATTCAACCCGAAAATATTGATTCTGGATGAGGCAACAGCAAGCATTGATGCGGAGACCGAGCAGTATATTCAGGATGGATTGAAGAAATTGATTACGGGCAGGACTGCAATAATCATTGCCCACCGATTGAGCACAATAAAGGATGTTGATAGAATATATGTTTTGCATAAAGGCGAGATAAAAGAAATCGGAACCCATCAGGAACTGCTTGCAAAGAAGGGTGTGTATTATCATCTTTATCAATTGCAGGCAATGCAGTAA
- a CDS encoding T9SS type A sorting domain-containing protein, with product MKKCLIFFIFVLGSGQAMWEREVIDTVSSPSNFAVFNSLALDTSGIPGVVYCDDAIHKIFYARRLENEWQKEIADSGFSVSFGYSLIYDNNNIPHMSYYRVNDQNSQYTLLCYAFRDYNGWHISVIDTIWYRFPGWTDIKSSIALDTLGLPGIAYIQHDSIEAQYIKYAHYNGVIWEISTVEYNGQSDSRDWSPTLKFDKHNIPHIAFREQIGYGVNSLKIYTYDSLNNWVMKWIEYIDLSARSLDFELDKDQYPHLAYDAGGDLEYRWWDGSTWHIDTLLTIGWVGVRIALELDNYDRPHIAVKPAMQSKAIYYYKDITWHVSLLCDSSDGVFTCDLGLEMDKYNTIHAVYSCDSFITGFFKHAWRGLVGIEEVGTRYTMQDAGLNMKVYPSVSYGLLSIEYNLRNGCDAELIVYDITGATRKSIKIGESESGNYRKILNLTNLSGGIYFLVIRQNNKQVSKKFILVK from the coding sequence ATGAAAAAATGTTTGATATTCTTTATCTTTGTATTGGGGTCTGGACAGGCTATGTGGGAAAGAGAAGTGATTGATACAGTGAGTTCGCCAAGTAACTTTGCTGTTTTTAACTCTCTGGCACTTGATACCAGTGGTATTCCTGGTGTTGTTTATTGCGACGATGCTATACACAAGATTTTTTATGCACGCCGGCTTGAAAATGAATGGCAAAAGGAAATTGCTGATAGCGGATTCTCTGTTAGTTTTGGATATTCACTCATCTACGATAACAATAACATTCCCCATATGAGTTATTACCGGGTAAATGACCAGAATTCCCAATATACCCTTTTGTGTTATGCATTTCGGGATTATAATGGCTGGCATATTTCGGTCATTGACACAATTTGGTATAGATTCCCGGGTTGGACTGATATTAAGAGTTCTATTGCCCTTGATACCCTGGGATTGCCGGGCATTGCCTATATTCAACATGATTCCATAGAGGCGCAGTATATCAAATATGCCCATTATAATGGCGTCATCTGGGAGATATCAACGGTAGAGTATAATGGACAGTCAGATTCCCGTGATTGGAGTCCGACATTAAAATTTGACAAACACAATATACCGCATATTGCATTCAGGGAGCAGATTGGTTATGGGGTTAACTCCTTAAAGATATACACTTATGATAGTCTTAATAACTGGGTAATGAAGTGGATAGAGTATATTGATTTAAGTGCGCGATCCTTGGATTTTGAACTTGATAAAGACCAATATCCCCATCTTGCATATGATGCAGGTGGTGACCTTGAGTATAGGTGGTGGGATGGTTCAACCTGGCATATAGATACACTTTTGACTATTGGCTGGGTAGGTGTGAGGATAGCGCTTGAACTGGATAATTATGATCGTCCCCATATTGCCGTTAAGCCAGCGATGCAGTCAAAAGCCATCTACTATTATAAAGATATCACATGGCATGTGAGTTTGCTTTGTGATTCATCAGACGGGGTATTTACTTGTGACCTCGGCTTGGAGATGGACAAATATAATACCATCCATGCGGTATATTCGTGTGATTCATTTATTACGGGATTTTTCAAGCACGCTTGGCGCGGGCTTGTAGGAATAGAAGAAGTGGGTACAAGATACACGATGCAGGATGCAGGGTTAAATATGAAGGTCTATCCGAGCGTTTCATACGGGTTGTTAAGCATTGAATACAATCTCAGAAATGGTTGTGATGCTGAACTTATAGTATATGATATAACAGGTGCAACGAGAAAATCAATAAAGATTGGCGAAAGTGAGTCAGGAAATTATCGGAAGATATTAAACTTAACTAACCTTTCTGGTGGTATCTATTTTCTTGTTATCAGACAGAATAATAAACAAGTTTCAAAAAAATTCATTCTTGTAAAATAA
- a CDS encoding C25 family cysteine peptidase: protein MKVLKILLLSSAPVILVWGGYTLDYSPGEFSFYKENGFDRISAPKFSLCCKPGTPELPAVYLNYIIPPNAKADSIIVSQFQLVQIPGEYYIYPTQSPRAIGESVPWVPPDTLIYNSDSLFPGKFISIIGSGIMDGARIITVEVKPLQYRPKTKRLFLARQISFEFSFGPNALPELRPQVRGRYEQLVYDQALAKVVVNDYEISAYYMRPTLVDESALMTSNFAPGVIITPEWFKPYFQPYADWLVDQGLPTVMVTPEWIYEHFSGCDNAERIRNYIKYCYMEWGGTYFILGGDAEFLPVRYATSTDKNPGEPIPVSDSIPCDMYYSDLTGNWDVDGDYVWGELSQDQADRFPEVFVGRIPACCPNEVTNWVCKALNYEIAPGFQPDNLITALWIYNHEVGKGFAYNEFPSYFSHRNCEDQYASVVINEFNSGYGIVTIDCHGDVNLFASRWPQPRSYIYSYLQTPNGHAGLNELNNYNKYFVCYSISCWNGAYDTLAHGDLLITDTCIADGFVDTYADKGACAYLGNTRDGQLDYADVGPSHAIQHSFYDVLFTQNNSPFNDNAFSRLGIAEALSKSLLPDTNWLYLWRYRYVCYSHNLFGSPYTEVWTNTPRNLIVFHPIQIPVGQQTRFRVRVRDAITNSPVPFAKVCLNKPGDIYLIGYTDLTGLVTFNITPQTVGILKVTVTRSHNLSDDYIQYLPSRTTCQVGWPGGEQSSDAQEIIPATLGITELPTVIKDNITIKYRVPIQNNISISIYNSIGACVWECNQKVSFPGYYTQRIDLKNLTSGIYFLVLTQGKEKVSRKIIITK from the coding sequence ATGAAAGTCTTAAAAATACTGTTACTAAGCAGTGCACCGGTCATTCTTGTATGGGGGGGGTATACGCTTGATTACTCTCCTGGTGAATTTTCTTTTTATAAAGAGAATGGGTTTGACCGGATAAGTGCACCTAAGTTCAGCCTTTGCTGTAAACCCGGGACACCTGAGTTACCCGCAGTCTATCTTAATTACATCATTCCACCCAATGCAAAGGCTGATTCTATAATTGTTTCCCAGTTCCAACTCGTTCAGATCCCTGGTGAGTACTATATTTATCCTACGCAATCGCCGCGGGCCATTGGTGAATCTGTACCCTGGGTTCCCCCTGATACTTTGATCTACAATTCTGATAGTCTCTTTCCTGGTAAATTTATTAGCATTATTGGCAGTGGAATTATGGATGGTGCGCGGATCATTACGGTGGAAGTAAAACCACTCCAATATCGTCCAAAGACAAAACGACTTTTTCTTGCAAGGCAAATCAGTTTTGAATTTTCTTTTGGTCCAAATGCGCTACCGGAATTAAGACCGCAAGTCAGGGGAAGGTATGAACAGTTGGTCTATGACCAAGCACTCGCAAAAGTTGTTGTAAATGATTACGAAATTTCTGCTTATTACATGAGACCAACATTGGTTGATGAGTCCGCATTAATGACGAGCAATTTCGCACCAGGAGTGATAATTACGCCCGAGTGGTTCAAACCTTATTTCCAACCTTATGCTGATTGGCTTGTTGACCAGGGATTGCCAACTGTAATGGTCACACCAGAATGGATATATGAGCATTTTTCAGGTTGCGATAATGCTGAAAGGATTCGCAATTACATAAAATACTGTTATATGGAATGGGGTGGAACTTATTTCATCCTCGGGGGAGATGCTGAATTTTTACCGGTGAGATATGCAACATCTACGGATAAAAATCCTGGCGAGCCTATCCCAGTGTCTGATTCTATTCCCTGTGATATGTACTATTCTGACCTTACCGGAAACTGGGATGTAGACGGTGATTATGTGTGGGGTGAATTGAGTCAGGATCAGGCTGATCGATTCCCTGAGGTCTTTGTCGGTAGAATTCCTGCGTGTTGTCCCAATGAGGTTACCAACTGGGTATGCAAGGCACTGAACTATGAGATTGCACCGGGTTTCCAACCAGATAATCTTATAACTGCCTTATGGATCTATAATCATGAAGTAGGTAAGGGTTTTGCTTATAATGAGTTTCCGTCCTATTTTTCCCATCGTAATTGTGAAGACCAATATGCCTCTGTAGTGATAAATGAATTCAATTCAGGATATGGTATTGTGACGATAGATTGCCATGGCGATGTGAATCTGTTTGCTTCCAGATGGCCTCAGCCTCGCTCCTATATCTATAGTTATCTCCAGACACCAAATGGCCATGCTGGTTTGAATGAATTGAATAATTACAATAAGTATTTTGTTTGTTATTCAATAAGTTGCTGGAATGGTGCTTATGACACACTTGCTCACGGGGATTTGCTGATTACTGACACCTGTATTGCGGATGGTTTTGTCGATACCTATGCAGACAAAGGGGCCTGTGCTTATCTTGGTAATACAAGGGATGGTCAGTTAGACTATGCTGATGTCGGACCATCTCATGCAATTCAGCATAGCTTTTATGATGTTTTGTTTACCCAGAACAATAGTCCATTTAATGATAATGCGTTTTCCAGATTAGGTATTGCAGAAGCGCTTTCAAAGAGTCTTTTGCCGGATACTAATTGGTTGTATCTATGGCGATACCGGTATGTCTGCTATTCCCATAACCTCTTTGGCTCACCGTATACAGAAGTCTGGACGAATACACCGCGCAATCTTATTGTTTTTCATCCCATCCAGATTCCAGTAGGACAACAAACACGATTTAGAGTTCGGGTTAGGGATGCTATAACAAACAGTCCTGTTCCTTTTGCCAAGGTTTGCTTGAATAAGCCTGGGGATATTTATCTGATTGGTTACACGGATCTTACCGGATTGGTTACCTTTAATATTACACCTCAGACAGTAGGGATACTAAAAGTAACGGTCACCCGCTCTCATAATCTTAGCGATGATTATATTCAGTATTTACCTTCCAGGACTACCTGCCAGGTTGGTTGGCCTGGTGGTGAACAGAGTTCGGATGCACAAGAGATTATTCCTGCGACCCTCGGTATTACCGAGTTACCAACCGTGATTAAGGATAATATAACAATAAAATACAGGGTTCCGATTCAAAATAATATTTCAATCTCAATTTATAACTCAATCGGTGCATGCGTGTGGGAATGCAATCAAAAGGTATCTTTCCCTGGTTATTACACACAGCGAATAGATTTAAAAAATTTGACAAGTGGCATTTACTTTCTTGTCCTTACACAGGGTAAAGAAAAAGTGAGCAGAAAAATTATTATTACAAAATAA
- a CDS encoding ABC transporter ATP-binding protein: MRELLALKKYFKKYFWQILIGVIALVIIDLLQLFVPRVLKLAIDALAQGRATPNLLGHYFFLIMVIAIGIAFGRFWWRYLLIGSARRIEKELREDFYNHLTTLDTSFFDTHKTGDLMAHAVNDINAIRMSIGFGLVILVDIFALGIASLVMMILISPRLTLYSLLPFPFIAFFSTYFGRFIHRLFEKVQASFSDLTERVRENLSGIRVVKLFVQEDAEIEKFKKVSQDYVDKNMKLWKILALFFPIIMGLAGIGEVIVLGLGGRYVIIGAISVGSFVAFMVYLQMLVWPMMAIGRAINMFQRGAASQGRLNRIFRTQPTIKSGYQSITNAEAKIEFRDVTFTYSGKEKPALSNINLVIEPGSFIGITGPIGSGKSSLVHLLLRLYEPQHGVILLNGIDIKEYKIDELRKNIAFVPQDTFLFSESIKDNILFGNQKASLQEVENVAKIAEIYDEIMEFPDKFETIVGERGITLSGGQKQRIALARALILKRPILILDDAFSAVDANTEQKIVKNLKSEVANRTTIVISHRLFAIKEAKLIVVLDEGRIVERGTHQELIKQRGLYYSIYKTQQLEMKLEKISAPHLSSPLKGEEKGEGGSRTVSK; encoded by the coding sequence ATGCGTGAATTGCTTGCTCTAAAAAAATACTTCAAAAAATACTTCTGGCAGATTCTAATCGGCGTTATTGCCCTTGTCATAATTGACCTTTTGCAGTTATTCGTTCCGAGGGTTTTAAAACTGGCGATAGATGCCCTTGCCCAGGGTAGGGCAACACCTAATTTGCTTGGTCATTATTTCTTTTTAATAATGGTGATAGCGATCGGCATTGCATTTGGTAGATTCTGGTGGCGCTATCTACTCATCGGCTCGGCACGAAGAATTGAAAAAGAACTACGAGAAGATTTTTATAACCATTTGACAACCCTTGATACAAGTTTCTTTGATACCCATAAGACCGGTGACTTAATGGCGCATGCGGTGAATGACATAAATGCAATAAGGATGTCCATCGGCTTTGGACTGGTTATTTTAGTTGATATATTTGCATTGGGTATTGCCTCATTGGTGATGATGATTCTGATCAGTCCACGCCTTACGCTATATTCACTTTTACCATTTCCATTTATTGCGTTTTTCTCTACTTATTTTGGCCGTTTCATCCATAGGCTGTTTGAAAAAGTGCAGGCGTCTTTTTCTGACCTCACCGAACGGGTGCGTGAGAACCTTTCTGGAATCAGGGTAGTAAAATTATTCGTCCAGGAAGATGCTGAAATAGAAAAATTTAAAAAAGTAAGCCAGGATTATGTGGATAAGAATATGAAGTTATGGAAGATACTTGCATTATTCTTTCCGATTATAATGGGGCTGGCAGGTATTGGTGAGGTGATTGTTCTGGGTCTGGGGGGCAGATATGTAATCATCGGTGCAATATCGGTTGGTTCTTTTGTTGCATTTATGGTCTATTTACAAATGCTGGTCTGGCCTATGATGGCGATCGGCAGGGCGATAAATATGTTCCAGCGTGGTGCTGCATCCCAGGGAAGGCTGAACCGGATATTCAGGACACAGCCAACGATAAAAAGTGGCTATCAATCAATAACTAATGCCGAAGCGAAGATCGAATTTAGAGATGTAACTTTTACCTATTCTGGTAAAGAAAAACCTGCATTGAGTAATATCAATCTTGTTATAGAACCGGGTTCATTCATCGGCATCACCGGTCCGATTGGTTCAGGAAAATCAAGTCTTGTCCATTTGTTGTTAAGACTTTATGAACCACAGCATGGTGTAATTCTGCTCAATGGCATTGATATAAAAGAATACAAAATTGATGAACTGCGTAAGAATATTGCCTTTGTTCCTCAGGATACATTTTTATTTTCTGAGTCAATAAAAGATAATATCCTGTTTGGTAACCAAAAGGCGAGTTTGCAGGAAGTTGAAAATGTGGCAAAGATTGCCGAAATTTATGATGAGATAATGGAATTTCCGGATAAGTTTGAGACGATTGTGGGGGAAAGGGGTATTACCTTGAGTGGTGGGCAGAAACAAAGGATTGCCCTGGCGCGGGCACTGATTCTTAAGCGACCGATTTTAATTCTTGATGATGCGTTTTCTGCGGTAGATGCAAATACCGAACAGAAGATTGTGAAAAATCTAAAATCAGAAGTGGCAAATCGCACGACAATAGTTATCTCCCATCGACTTTTTGCGATAAAAGAGGCAAAGTTGATTGTTGTGCTTGATGAAGGTAGGATTGTGGAAAGAGGAACCCATCAGGAATTGATCAAACAGCGTGGTCTGTACTATAGTATTTATAAAACACAGCAACTTGAGATGAAACTGGAGAAGATATCAGCCCCTCACCTGTCCTCTCCCTTGAAGGGAGAGGAAAAAGGTGAGGGTGGAAGTAGGACGGTGTCTAAATGA
- a CDS encoding ABC transporter ATP-binding protein, giving the protein MLRDTNFPDRNSLFHFDADTFLLQRIPFWRFIKFLVPYWRKGLFAFIFMLLSVGLQLPMPFLTRFLIDKVIVLKSFQLLNIIGLVLIGVLFIYAVSTFLQSFLLTTFRGRVLFDIRLKLFEHIQKLSLTFFHKEETGYLMSRLSDDVNAVQGLLADTLVSAGQNILTFIAGVGCTLYIHPKLALICFLILPFYLLSLMVFNKRIRNMSYEVRERYALLNKDLQELLSGVSVIKAFTGEKRATIKMVKKISEAIRKEVRLDITATIASISSALISAAGPIVLIWYGCAEIMRGNLTVGSLIAFNSFIGYLFGPTRNLYNLNLNVQRSLTAVERIFEMLDLAPEKDGKKEIEIKEGRVIFENVSFSYNGAEEVLKDISFEVNPGEIVAIVGRSGVGKTTLVSLLPRFFEPERGRILIDGEDIKDVRLKSLRGQIGICSQDVFLFSDTIKENIRFGNPEAKDGTIENAARLAYADEFIKNLPQGYETKVGERGVNLSGGERQRIAIARALIKNPKILILDEATSQLDSESEKAIQEALKNLLENRTTFIITHRLSTIRNADKILVLDEGKIASIGRHEELYSSCAVYRHLYDEQFLKQD; this is encoded by the coding sequence ATGTTGAGAGATACGAATTTTCCTGACAGAAATAGTCTTTTTCATTTTGATGCCGATACCTTTTTGCTTCAACGAATACCTTTCTGGAGATTTATAAAATTTCTCGTCCCCTACTGGCGTAAGGGGCTTTTTGCCTTTATTTTTATGCTTCTATCAGTAGGACTACAACTCCCAATGCCATTTTTGACGAGGTTTCTTATTGATAAGGTAATCGTTCTTAAAAGTTTTCAATTACTGAATATTATCGGGCTTGTCTTGATTGGCGTTCTTTTTATATATGCGGTCTCAACATTCTTACAGAGTTTCTTATTAACTACTTTCCGTGGACGAGTCTTGTTTGATATAAGACTAAAATTATTTGAGCACATACAAAAATTATCACTAACATTCTTCCATAAAGAAGAGACCGGTTATCTAATGTCCCGATTGAGTGATGATGTCAATGCAGTTCAGGGATTGCTTGCGGATACATTGGTCTCCGCAGGACAGAATATCTTGACTTTTATCGCTGGTGTTGGTTGCACGCTATATATCCATCCCAAACTTGCTTTAATCTGCTTTTTGATTCTGCCATTTTATCTACTGTCATTAATGGTATTTAATAAGAGAATTAGAAATATGAGTTATGAGGTGAGGGAAAGGTATGCCTTATTGAATAAAGACCTACAGGAATTATTATCCGGGGTCTCGGTGATTAAGGCATTTACTGGAGAAAAGCGAGCAACGATAAAGATGGTTAAAAAGATAAGTGAGGCAATCCGTAAGGAGGTCAGGTTAGATATTACTGCCACGATTGCCTCTATCTCTTCGGCATTAATCTCTGCGGCAGGGCCGATTGTCTTAATCTGGTATGGTTGTGCAGAGATAATGAGGGGGAATTTAACGGTTGGTAGTTTGATTGCATTCAATTCTTTTATTGGCTATCTATTTGGACCAACGAGAAATTTGTATAATTTAAATCTTAATGTTCAACGCTCACTGACGGCAGTAGAAAGAATTTTTGAAATGCTCGATTTAGCACCTGAAAAAGACGGCAAAAAAGAGATTGAGATAAAAGAGGGCAGGGTTATATTTGAAAATGTCTCTTTTTCTTATAATGGGGCTGAGGAAGTATTAAAAGATATTTCATTTGAGGTAAACCCTGGTGAGATAGTTGCGATTGTGGGTCGAAGCGGTGTCGGTAAGACAACATTAGTCTCTTTACTTCCAAGATTCTTTGAGCCAGAAAGGGGGAGGATATTGATTGATGGTGAGGATATAAAAGATGTAAGATTAAAATCATTAAGGGGTCAAATTGGCATATGCTCACAGGATGTATTTTTATTCTCTGATACAATAAAAGAGAATATAAGATTTGGCAATCCCGAGGCAAAAGATGGTACGATAGAAAATGCGGCAAGGTTGGCTTACGCAGATGAATTCATTAAAAACTTGCCACAAGGGTATGAAACAAAGGTAGGTGAGCGTGGTGTTAATCTTTCTGGTGGTGAGCGACAGCGGATTGCAATAGCGCGGGCTTTAATAAAAAATCCCAAGATTTTAATTCTTGATGAGGCGACTTCACAATTGGATTCAGAATCAGAAAAGGCGATTCAAGAGGCATTAAAGAACTTATTAGAAAACCGCACCACTTTTATCATTACCCATAGATTATCAACAATTCGAAATGCGGATAAGATTTTGGTTTTAGATGAAGGCAAGATTGCTAGTATTGGAAGGCATGAAGAATTGTATAGTTCCTGTGCGGTTTATAGACATCTTTATGATGAGCAATTTTTGAAACAAGATTAA
- a CDS encoding right-handed parallel beta-helix repeat-containing protein yields MLILLILISDFITVMPDMNLDSVFMGAKTKDTVFIKKGVFSARAEPYIEKICGNCVEPLTEVKTTAGFHIKSKSLVIIGEKRDSTVLVTNAGYGLLFEDCESVYLSNLTITGGRRSPDGNATDAGIVVKNSKVTIENVAVIDNTHRIDTVVVGIGGIFGREGAEIYIRNCYIYNNTWDGIALYRGASAVITDNIIKKGRGAGIGITWDANALIYRNFISEYWKGIGCFGNSSAVVMNNAVYDNLGWGIIATGSSYMKVVNNVIYHNGNCGFAVWDSNATGIFENNIVAENGWKEEWVCPCVGAWMNGVSEKFPIRFNNFWNNKAGNYQGMDDQTGSNGNISVDPKFDGMTFILKKDSPCIDAGDTLIIDLDGSRSDMGIYGGPRAKKIE; encoded by the coding sequence ATGTTGATATTATTGATTTTAATAAGCGATTTTATTACGGTTATGCCTGATATGAATCTTGATTCGGTCTTTATGGGTGCAAAGACCAAAGATACAGTTTTTATTAAAAAAGGAGTTTTTAGTGCCCGGGCAGAACCATATATAGAAAAGATATGTGGGAATTGTGTCGAGCCTTTGACCGAAGTAAAAACCACGGCTGGATTTCATATTAAAAGTAAATCGCTGGTAATAATCGGTGAAAAACGGGATAGCACTGTCTTGGTCACAAATGCGGGTTATGGCTTACTTTTTGAAGACTGCGAAAGTGTCTATCTTTCAAATCTCACCATAACCGGTGGCAGAAGGAGCCCTGATGGCAATGCGACTGATGCCGGAATTGTTGTTAAAAATAGCAAAGTGACGATCGAGAATGTAGCAGTGATTGATAATACCCATAGAATTGATACGGTGGTCGTTGGGATTGGTGGCATATTCGGCAGGGAAGGGGCAGAGATTTATATCCGTAATTGTTATATCTATAACAACACCTGGGATGGAATTGCCCTTTATCGTGGGGCGAGTGCAGTAATAACTGATAATATTATTAAAAAAGGCAGGGGTGCAGGAATTGGTATAACCTGGGATGCGAATGCCTTAATTTATCGCAATTTCATATCTGAATACTGGAAAGGGATAGGTTGTTTTGGAAATTCAAGTGCGGTGGTGATGAATAATGCGGTATATGACAATTTAGGCTGGGGAATAATTGCCACCGGCAGTTCATATATGAAGGTTGTGAATAATGTGATTTATCATAATGGCAATTGTGGATTTGCGGTATGGGATTCAAATGCGACCGGTATTTTTGAAAACAATATCGTTGCTGAGAATGGTTGGAAAGAAGAATGGGTATGCCCCTGTGTCGGTGCCTGGATGAATGGGGTATCAGAAAAATTCCCCATCAGATTTAATAATTTCTGGAATAACAAAGCAGGGAATTATCAGGGAATGGATGACCAGACTGGTAGCAATGGGAATATCTCTGTTGACCCGAAATTTGATGGAATGACCTTTATCTTGAAGAAAGACTCGCCCTGTATTGATGCGGGTGATACATTGATTATTGATTTGGATGGTTCGCGTTCAGATATGGGAATATATGGTGGACCAAGGGCAAAGAAAATAGAATAA